Proteins encoded in a region of the Caballeronia sp. M1242 genome:
- a CDS encoding NADH:flavin oxidoreductase/NADH oxidase, producing the protein MSALFQPYKLKDVSLRNRIAIPPMCQYTAEDGLINDWHRVHLAGLARGGAGLVIVEATAVSPEGRITPGCAGIWTDEQAQAFAPVVASIKAAGAVPGIQIGHAGRKASANRPWEGDDHIADSDPRGWATLAPSAIPFGGGLSKVPKAMTLDDIARVREDFVAAAKRARDAGFEWLELHFAHGYLGQSFFSTHSNQRDDAYGGSLENRSRFLLETLAAVRKVWPEHLPLTARFGVIEYDGRDEETLVESIELAKNFKREGLDMLSVSVGFSTPTAAIPWAPAFLAPIAERVRREAGIPVSSAWGIDTPELADRSVKNGQLDLVMVGRAHLADPHWPYYAAKKLGIERPSWTLPAPYAHWLERYAVA; encoded by the coding sequence ATGTCCGCATTATTTCAGCCCTACAAGCTCAAAGATGTTTCGTTACGCAACCGCATTGCCATTCCACCGATGTGTCAGTACACGGCCGAGGACGGTTTGATCAACGACTGGCACCGTGTGCACCTGGCCGGTCTGGCACGCGGCGGTGCAGGGTTGGTGATCGTCGAGGCAACGGCCGTGTCGCCCGAGGGTCGGATTACACCAGGCTGCGCGGGCATCTGGACCGACGAGCAGGCGCAGGCTTTCGCGCCCGTGGTCGCATCGATCAAGGCGGCGGGCGCGGTGCCGGGCATTCAGATCGGTCACGCGGGCCGCAAAGCCAGCGCGAACAGACCGTGGGAAGGCGACGATCATATCGCCGACAGCGATCCGCGAGGCTGGGCAACGCTCGCGCCCTCGGCGATCCCCTTCGGCGGCGGTCTGTCGAAAGTACCCAAAGCGATGACGCTCGACGACATCGCGCGCGTTCGCGAAGATTTCGTCGCCGCCGCGAAGCGAGCGCGCGACGCGGGCTTCGAATGGCTTGAGTTGCACTTCGCGCACGGCTACCTTGGCCAAAGCTTCTTTTCCACGCACTCCAATCAACGCGACGACGCGTACGGCGGCAGCCTCGAGAACCGCAGCCGCTTTCTGCTTGAAACGCTGGCCGCCGTACGCAAGGTGTGGCCGGAGCACCTGCCATTGACGGCGCGCTTCGGCGTGATCGAGTACGACGGCCGCGACGAAGAAACGCTCGTCGAGTCGATCGAACTGGCGAAGAATTTCAAGCGCGAGGGACTGGACATGCTAAGCGTCAGCGTGGGCTTTTCCACGCCGACCGCAGCCATTCCATGGGCTCCGGCGTTTCTCGCGCCGATCGCGGAGCGCGTGCGCCGCGAGGCCGGCATTCCGGTTTCGTCGGCATGGGGCATCGATACGCCCGAACTGGCGGACCGTTCGGTGAAGAACGGGCAGCTGGATCTAGTGATGGTTGGTCGCGCGCACTTGGCCGATCCGCACTGGCCGTACTATGCGGCGAAGAAGCTGGGTATCGAGCGTCCGTCGTGGACGCTGCCGGCACCGTACGCGCATTGGCTCGAACGCTATGCGGTTGCGTGA